CCAGGGCGGTCGGCAGCGGGCGCCGGCCGCGCGGGAAGGAGAGCACGGCGACCGGAATCACCAGGTTGACCACGACCATCGTCCAGAACGGGACCGCGAAGTCGCCGTGCAGCAGGACGTGGTGCACGTTCTTCTCGAACAGGTCGCCGCTGTACCAGACGGTCAGGTGCTCGGCGAACGTGAAGTAGCCCCAAACCAGGGACATCGTTACGAACAGGAGCCCGAGGTTGTTGAACACCCGGTCGGTCAGGAAGCGCTCGAGCGCGAGGCCGCGGCGTAGCAACGCCATCGCGATCATCAGCACGGCGATCCCCGAGAAGATCGCGCCGACGACGAAGTAGGGCCCGAAGATCGTGCTCTTCCAGCCCGGCGTCTGGGTCATCGCGAAGTCCCAGGACACGATCGTGTGAACCGAGACGGCCACCGGGATGATCGCCACCGCCAGGATGCGGATCCCCCACTCCAGGCTGTGCCACTGCTGCGCGGTGCCGCGCCAGCCGAGCGCCAGCACCGCGTAGAAGCGCTTCTTGAGGCCGGCCGCCGCGCGGTCCCGCATCACCGCCGCGTCCGGAATCAGGGGAAGGAACAGGTAGAGCGCGCTACCGATGATGTAGGTCGTGATTGCGGCAATGTCCCACACCAGGGGCGAGCGGAAGTTCGGCCACAGCATCCGGCTGTTCGGGTACGGGATCATGTAGTAGAAGATCGCCACCCGGCCGAGGTGAATCAGCGGGAACAGGCCGCCGATCGCGAGGGCGAACAGGGTGATCGCCTCGGCCGAACGGGTCACCGGCCGCCGCCACTCCGCCTTGGTTACTCGCAGGATCGCCGAGATCAGCGTGCCGGCATGGCTGATGCCGATCCAGAAGACGAAGTTGATGATGTAGAAGCCCCAGAACACGGGCCGGTTGATGCCGGTGACGCCGATGCCGTTCGCGATCTGGTAGCCCCAGCAGTAGATGAAGACCAGAGCCAGCGCGCCGCTGGCGAGGGAACCGACGAGCAGACCCGGACGCCGGCGGTCGAGACGGCCGAGCAGTTGACCGTCGAGGACGGCGGCCGAGGGCTGGGACGCCGCCGTCACTCGGCCGGCTCCCGCCACTCGGAACCACTCAGGTAGACGACTCCGGGCCGCGTATCGAGATCGCCCAGCAGGCTGAAGGCTCGGGGCGACTCGGCCCACTTCGATACCTCGCTGTCCGGATCCTCGAGATCGCCGAACGCGATCGCCTTCGTCGGGCAGGACTGCTGGCAAGCCGTCTTCACATCGCCGTCCGCGACCTCACGCTCTTCCTGCGCGGCTTCGTCCTTGCCGGCCTGGATGCGCTGGACGCAGAATGTGCACTTCTCCATCACGCCGCCGGGCCGAACGCTCACGTCGGGGTTCAACTGCGAGTCGAGCGGCGCCGGAAACTCGGCGTCGAACCAGTTGAAGACGCGCACGGTGTACGGGCAGTTGTTGGCGCAGAACCGCGTGCCGATGCAGCGGCTGTACACCATCGCGTTCAGGCCTTCCGGGTTGTGGTACGTCGCGTAGACCGGGCAGACCGGCTCGCAGGGCGCGGCGCCGCACTGCTGGCAGAGCACCGGCATGAAGCGCGTGCGGACATCGGGGAACTCGCCCTCGTAGTAGCGCTCGATCCGCAGCCAGTGCATCGTCCTGCCCTCGCGGGCCTGCTCCTCGCCGACCGTCTGGATGTTGTTCTCGGCCGCGCAGGCAACGACGCAGGCCTCGCAGCCGGTGCAGCGGTCGAGATCGATGGCCATGCCCCAACGCGTCATGCCTTCTCCTCACGGGTCGCCGCGGCAGCCGCGCGCCGGGGCCGGCCCAGTCGGCGCACAAGGCCGCGTTCCTCCAGCGCGGCGTGCGCCGGGCTGGAGTCATGCGGCGCCCAGCCGACCGGTATCTCCTCGGCCTGGCGCAGGCCGCGGCCGTAGATCACCGGCCGCTCGCTGCGCCGAGGTCGGCGCAGCCGTTCAAGCCGTACGCGCAGATCGCCTCGGATGAATGCGTCGGCGCCGGCCACTCGACGGTTCGGATCGAGCAGGCCGTTCACGTTGACGCCCCGGCCGCGGGCGTAACGGCCGAAGTCCGTGTGACCACCGCCGACCGGCACGCCGATGGTGCCCGGCCGCACCGTCGGCAGAACGATCGCCGGCAGTTCGATCTCGGCCGCGGTTCCGGTGAGGCGCACGATGTCGCCGGTGCTGATGCCCAGGCGATCCCCGTCGGCCGTGGCCACCTCAACCCAGGATCCCCACATCACCGTCGATAGCGGGTCCGGTAACTCCTGCAGCCACGGCCGGTTGGCGCCGCGGCCATCGCCCAGCTTCAGCGACTCGAACGGAATCAACGTGAAGGACTCGACGCCCGCCGGGGCGGCCGGCGGCGGCAGCGAAGCCGGATCAGCGACCCCGGCCGGAGCGTCGTCCCCGGCGGCCGGAACCGGCGCGCGCCTCATCTCTTCGGTCCCCACCAGGCCGCCGGCATCGGTCGTCCGCCGCACGAACTGCCGGGCGTTCAGCGCGCCTGCGATCAGCGACGCCGGCAGGGCGACCGGATCGCTCGCGTCGTCGCCGGCCGCCCTCGTCGCCGCGAAGGCTTCGCTCAGCGCCGACTCGACCGCCTCCTGGAAGCCCGGCCAGGGCGAAGCGCTGCCGGCCGCCGCGGCCAGCGCCAGCGCCACATCGCCGGGATGCCGCGCCTCGCCGCGCGGCGCCACGGTCGGCGACGCGATGAGCAGGGCCGGAACGCCCCGCACCGGATCCGGCTCCACCGCCTGGAAGCGCTCCAGGTCCGTCTGGACTGGCAGCACGACGTCGGCCCGCAACGTCGTGTCGTCGAAGAAGGCGGAGCAGGCGATCACCGTGCCGGCGGCCTCGAAGGCGGCCTCGAGGCCCGGCATTCCGTGGAGCGGATCGGCCTCCGACACGACGACAACGCCTGATTCGCCGTCCCCGAGCAGCCGATCCGGCAGCGCCCCCGGCCGCAACGCTGCGGCGG
Above is a window of Acidobacteriota bacterium DNA encoding:
- the nrfD gene encoding polysulfide reductase NrfD; the protein is MTAASQPSAAVLDGQLLGRLDRRRPGLLVGSLASGALALVFIYCWGYQIANGIGVTGINRPVFWGFYIINFVFWIGISHAGTLISAILRVTKAEWRRPVTRSAEAITLFALAIGGLFPLIHLGRVAIFYYMIPYPNSRMLWPNFRSPLVWDIAAITTYIIGSALYLFLPLIPDAAVMRDRAAAGLKKRFYAVLALGWRGTAQQWHSLEWGIRILAVAIIPVAVSVHTIVSWDFAMTQTPGWKSTIFGPYFVVGAIFSGIAVLMIAMALLRRGLALERFLTDRVFNNLGLLFVTMSLVWGYFTFAEHLTVWYSGDLFEKNVHHVLLHGDFAVPFWTMVVVNLVIPVAVLSFPRGRRPLPTALVGCGVLVGMWLERFLIVVPALSTPRLAYSIGDYMPSWVELGIMIGAVGVFACLYFTFTQLLPIVSVWEMREGWRHGGSGEAGGATSDAAATSGTAAPVPGGGGA
- a CDS encoding molybdopterin-dependent oxidoreductase, translating into MSSGNGKRGEPRVTIGRRDFFKVYAAAGVAVLQGCRQRDQELIESPVRRSTALPGASVWRRSICEQCGAGCEIEVRTVDRLPKKIEGLPSGFVNAGGVCALGHSALQELYHPDRVTEPMRRGSSGELEPVSWEEALETAATAIAAAPDATTVVAGAPSGPLLGLWRRFAATIGAPPPVHWQPADTVVEREATRLAFGESIRPAYDLARADYVLSIGAPFLDGWRSAAHFAGSWAELTADRRGKLVQVEARHSLTAANADDWLPVRPGSEGFFARGLAGILLGTGTVGEEGRAAYEALYPEAPPDLAATAERCGIDTGRIERLAAELSRGRRPLVMVGGSALEGENGVAAGAAALALNLLLGSVGREGGVLAGIDFGFEDRLAGDAAAALRPGALPDRLLGDGESGVVVVSEADPLHGMPGLEAAFEAAGTVIACSAFFDDTTLRADVVLPVQTDLERFQAVEPDPVRGVPALLIASPTVAPRGEARHPGDVALALAAAAGSASPWPGFQEAVESALSEAFAATRAAGDDASDPVALPASLIAGALNARQFVRRTTDAGGLVGTEEMRRAPVPAAGDDAPAGVADPASLPPPAAPAGVESFTLIPFESLKLGDGRGANRPWLQELPDPLSTVMWGSWVEVATADGDRLGISTGDIVRLTGTAAEIELPAIVLPTVRPGTIGVPVGGGHTDFGRYARGRGVNVNGLLDPNRRVAGADAFIRGDLRVRLERLRRPRRSERPVIYGRGLRQAEEIPVGWAPHDSSPAHAALEERGLVRRLGRPRRAAAAATREEKA
- a CDS encoding 4Fe-4S dicluster domain-containing protein, producing the protein MTRWGMAIDLDRCTGCEACVVACAAENNIQTVGEEQAREGRTMHWLRIERYYEGEFPDVRTRFMPVLCQQCGAAPCEPVCPVYATYHNPEGLNAMVYSRCIGTRFCANNCPYTVRVFNWFDAEFPAPLDSQLNPDVSVRPGGVMEKCTFCVQRIQAGKDEAAQEEREVADGDVKTACQQSCPTKAIAFGDLEDPDSEVSKWAESPRAFSLLGDLDTRPGVVYLSGSEWREPAE